The Amycolatopsis nigrescens CSC17Ta-90 genomic interval AGATCGAGGGCGGCATCGAGAAGGCCGAGAAGGCGCAGGCCGAAGCGGAAGAGGCGCTGGAGCAGTACAAGGCGCAGCTTGCCGAGGCGCGTGCCGAAGCGGCCAAGATCCGCGACGACGCCAGGCTGGAAGCCGAGCAGATCAAGGACGAACTGCGCGTCGAGGCACAGGCCGAGTCGCAGCGGATCGTGGCGCAGGGCGAGGCGCAGCTGCAGGCGCAGCGCGCGCAGATCGTCGCCGAGCTGCGCGCCGAACTCGGCCGCAACTCGGTCGAGCTGGCCAGCCGGATCGTCGGCGAGTCCCTGCAGGACGAGGCGCGCCAGCGCGGCACGGTCGACCGGTTCCTCGCCGAGCTCGGTTCCGGCGCCGCTAATGGAGCGGGGAAGTAGAAGTAGATGACGCTGCATGCTGCGAGCCGTGAGTCGCTCGGCCTCGCCGAGAACCGCCTCGGCGAGGTTCTGTCCGACGCGGGCACCGATCCGGCGACCGTCGGCGAGGAGCTGCTCTCCGTTGTCGAGTTGCTGGGCAGGGAGATCGGGCTGCGCCGGGCCGTCGCGGACGGCTCCGCGGCCGCCGACTCCCGGCAACGGCTGGTCCGTGCGCTGCTGGAGTCCAAGGTCTCCGAGCCGGCGCTGAAGGTGCTCGACGAGGTGGTCGGCAACCGCTGGTCCAGCCCTCGCGAGCTGATGGACGGTATCCAGTCACTCGGCCGGTCGGCCCTGCTGACCAGCGCCGAGAACACCGGGAACCTGGACACCGTCGAGGACGAGCTGTTCCGGATCTCCCGCACCGTGGCCGGTTCGCCGGACCTGGAGCGGGCACTGGCCGACCAGACCGCACCGGCCGAGGCCAAGCGGACGCTGGTGCACAGCCTGTTCGCCGGCAAGGTGGACGTGGTCTCCGAGAAGCTGGCCGAGCAGGTCATCCTGCGCAGCCGCGGCAAGGACGTGCTCGCCGGGCTCGACGAGCTGGTCCGGCTGGCCGCGGACCGGCGGCGGCGTTCGGTCGCCTACGTGACCAGCGCCAGCGAGCTGTCCGCCGAACAGCAGGCGCAGCTGACCGAGAAGCTGACCGGTATCTACGGACGGCAGATCGCCCTGCACGTCGAGATCGACCCCGCATTGGGCGGCGGCCTGGTCATCCGCGTCGGTGACGAGGTCATCGACGGCAGTGCGGCCGGGCGGATCGCCGCGTTGCGCAGGCAGTTGGCCGGCTGATGATCCGACCGGCGTCACCAAATACTTTGCACACTGGCAAGAACGAAGCGAGAGCGGGAACGACATGGCGGAGCTGACGATCTCCTCGGACGAGATCCGTAGCGCGATCGAGAACTACGTCTCCAGTTACTCCCCGGACGTGAGCCGGGAAGAGGTCGGCCGGGTCATCGACACCGGTGACGGTGTGGCGCACGTCGAGGGCCTGCCCTCGACCATGGCCAACGAGCTGCTGGAGTTCCCCGGCGGCATCCTCGGGGTGGCCCAGAACCTGGAGCCGCGCCAGATGGGTGTGGTCATCCTCGGTAACTACGAGTCGATCCAGGAAGGCCAGGAGGTCAAGCGGACCGGCCAGATCCTGTCGGTCCCGGTCGGCGAGAACTTCCTCGGCCGCACCATCGACCCGCTCGGCAAGGCGATCGACGGCCTCGGCGACATCGAGTCCGACGAGCGCCGCGCGCTCGAGCTGCAGGCCGCTTCGGTGGTGCAGCGCCAGCCGGTGTCCGAGCCGCTGCAGACCGGCATCACCTCGATCGACGCGCAGACCCCGATCGGCCGTGGCCAGCGCCAGCTGATCATCGGTGACCGCAAGACCGGCAAGACCACGGTCTGCGTGGACACGATCATCAACCAGAAGCGCAACTGGGAGACCGGCGACCCGAAGCAGCAGGTGCGCTGCATCTACGTCGCGATCGGCCAGAAGGGCTCCACGATCGCCAACGTCCGCAAGACGCTTGAGGACGCGGGCGCGCTGGAGTACACCACGATCGTCGCCGCCCCGGCGTCCGACTCGGCCGGCTTCAAGTGGCTGGCGCCGTTCACCGGTGCCGCGCTCGGCCAGCACTGGATGTACCAGGGCAAGCACGTGCTGATCGTGTTCGACGACCTCACCAAGCAGGCCGAGGCCTACCGCGCGATCTCGCTGCTGCTGCGCCGCCCGCCGGGCCGCGAGGCGTTCCCCGGCGACGTCTTCTACTTGCACTCCCGCCTGCTCGAGCGGTGCGCCAAGCTGAACGACGAGCTGGGCGCCGGCTCGCTGACCGGGCTGCCGATCATCGAGACCAAGGCCAACGACATCTCGGCCTACATCCCGACGAACGTCATCTCGATCACCGACGGCCAGTGCTTCTTCCAGTCGGACCTGTTCAACTCGGGCCAGCGCCCCGCGGTCGACGTGACCACGTCGGTCTCCCGAGTCGGTGGTGACGCGCAGATCAAGGCGATGAAGTCGGTCTCCGGCTCGCTGCGGATCGACCTGTCCCAGTACGAGGAGCTGAAGTCCTTCGCGGCCTTCGCCTCCGACCTGGACGCGGCCTCCAAGGCGCAGCTGGACCGCGGTGCCCGGCTCTACGAGCTGCTCAAGCAGCCGCAGAACTCGCCGATCCCGGTCGAGCAGCAGGTCGTCACCGTGTTCCTGGGTACCAAGGGGCACTTCGACGACGTGCCGATCGAGGACGTCGCCCGGTTCAACCGCGAACTGATCGAGAACCTGCGGCACAAGCACGACGAGATCCTCACCGCGGTCCGCGAGGAGAAGAAGTGGACCGAGGAGCTGGCCGAGAAGGCCATCGCGGCGACGAACGAGTTCAAGAAGGGGTTCACCACCTCTGAGGGCAAGACGCTGCTCAACGAAGCGGACGCCGACGCGATGGACGCCGACAAGGTCGGGCAGGAGACCGTGAAGGTCAACAAGCCCGCACCGAAGAAGTAACCGGGTACCGGCATGGCACAACTTCGCGAACTACGTGAACGGGTACGGGCGACCAAGTCGATCGGCAAGATCACCAAGGCCTACGAGCTCATCGCGACCTCGCGGATCGGCAAGGCGCAGGCCAGGGTGGCCGCCGCCCGGCCGTACGCCGACGAGATCACCAACGTGCTCTCCGCCCTGGCCAGCGCGGCGTCCACGCTGGACACCCCGCTGCTGACCGAGCGCCCCGACGCCAAGCGCGCCGCGGTGCTGGTGGTGACCAGCGACAAGGGGCTGTGCGGCGGCTACAACGCCAACGTGCTGCGGGCCACCGAGGAGCTGCTCTCGCTGCTGCGTTCGGAGGGCAAGACGCCGACGCTGTACGTGATCGGCGACAAGGGGCTGAACTACTACCAGTTCCGCGGCCGCGAGCTCGCGCAGAGCTGGACCGGGTTCTCGCAGACCCCCAGGTACGAGAACGCCGCGACCACCGGGCAGATCCTGGTCGACCTGTTCCTCGCCGGAGCGGACGACGAGGGCGGCACCCCCGGTGCGGACGGCGTGCTCGGCGTGGACGAGCTGCACATCGTCTACACCGAGTTCAAGTCGATGCTCACCCAGACGCCGGTGGCCAAGCGGATCGCGCCGATGGAGGTCGAGTACTCGGACGACGAGCCGGAGCAGACCGGCATCAACTCGGCCTACGAGTTCGAGCCGAGCGCGGAGAAGCTGCTGGACGCGTTGCTGCCGAAGTACATCAACACGCGGATTTTCGCGGCGTTGCTGGAGTCGGCCGCGTCGGAGCTGGCCGCGCGCCGCACCGCGATGAAGGCGGCCTCGGACAACGCGAACGACCTGGTCGAGCAGCTGAGCAGGCAGGCGAACCAGGCGCGTCAGGCCCAGGTCACCCAGGAGATCAGCGAAATCGTCGGTGGGGCTAACGCGCTCGCCGCTGTAGGAAGTGATGACTAAGCGATGACTGCCACACAAGAAAGCCCGACCGCCCTCAAGGGCCGGATCGTGTCGGTGACCGGACCGGTCGTCGACGTCGAATTCCCCCGCGGCGCCATTCCTGAGCTGTTCAACGCCCTCAAGGTCGAGATCGAGTTCGAGGAGCTCCGCAAGACGGTGACCCTCGAGGTCGCGCAGCACCTCGGCGACAACCTGGTGCGCACCATTTCGCTCCAGCCGCAGGACGGCCTGGTCCGTGGCGCCCCGGTCACCGACACCGGGGCCCCGATCTCGGTGCCGGTCGGCGACAAGGTCAAGGGCCACGTCTACAACGCGCTCGGCGAGTGCCTGGACGAGCCCGGCTACGGCGCCGACCTGGAGCGCTGGGGCATCCACCGCAAGCCGCCGGCGTTCGACCAGCTCGAGGGCCGCACCACGATGCTGGAGACCGGCCTCAAGGTGATCGACCTGCTCACCCCGTACGTGCAGGGTGGCAAGATCGGCCTGTTCGGCGGTGCCGGTGTCGGCAAGACGGTGCTGATCAAGGAAATGATCACCCGTGTGGCCAAGAACTTCGGTGGTACCTCGGTGTTCGCCGGTGTCG includes:
- a CDS encoding F0F1 ATP synthase subunit B yields the protein MLKSELVLAAEAPNPIIPHPSEMIIGLVAFLLLLWVLKKYAVPRFEALYKERTEKIEGGIEKAEKAQAEAEEALEQYKAQLAEARAEAAKIRDDARLEAEQIKDELRVEAQAESQRIVAQGEAQLQAQRAQIVAELRAELGRNSVELASRIVGESLQDEARQRGTVDRFLAELGSGAANGAGK
- a CDS encoding F0F1 ATP synthase subunit delta, which codes for MTLHAASRESLGLAENRLGEVLSDAGTDPATVGEELLSVVELLGREIGLRRAVADGSAAADSRQRLVRALLESKVSEPALKVLDEVVGNRWSSPRELMDGIQSLGRSALLTSAENTGNLDTVEDELFRISRTVAGSPDLERALADQTAPAEAKRTLVHSLFAGKVDVVSEKLAEQVILRSRGKDVLAGLDELVRLAADRRRRSVAYVTSASELSAEQQAQLTEKLTGIYGRQIALHVEIDPALGGGLVIRVGDEVIDGSAAGRIAALRRQLAG
- the atpA gene encoding F0F1 ATP synthase subunit alpha, whose product is MAELTISSDEIRSAIENYVSSYSPDVSREEVGRVIDTGDGVAHVEGLPSTMANELLEFPGGILGVAQNLEPRQMGVVILGNYESIQEGQEVKRTGQILSVPVGENFLGRTIDPLGKAIDGLGDIESDERRALELQAASVVQRQPVSEPLQTGITSIDAQTPIGRGQRQLIIGDRKTGKTTVCVDTIINQKRNWETGDPKQQVRCIYVAIGQKGSTIANVRKTLEDAGALEYTTIVAAPASDSAGFKWLAPFTGAALGQHWMYQGKHVLIVFDDLTKQAEAYRAISLLLRRPPGREAFPGDVFYLHSRLLERCAKLNDELGAGSLTGLPIIETKANDISAYIPTNVISITDGQCFFQSDLFNSGQRPAVDVTTSVSRVGGDAQIKAMKSVSGSLRIDLSQYEELKSFAAFASDLDAASKAQLDRGARLYELLKQPQNSPIPVEQQVVTVFLGTKGHFDDVPIEDVARFNRELIENLRHKHDEILTAVREEKKWTEELAEKAIAATNEFKKGFTTSEGKTLLNEADADAMDADKVGQETVKVNKPAPKK
- a CDS encoding F0F1 ATP synthase subunit gamma, translating into MAQLRELRERVRATKSIGKITKAYELIATSRIGKAQARVAAARPYADEITNVLSALASAASTLDTPLLTERPDAKRAAVLVVTSDKGLCGGYNANVLRATEELLSLLRSEGKTPTLYVIGDKGLNYYQFRGRELAQSWTGFSQTPRYENAATTGQILVDLFLAGADDEGGTPGADGVLGVDELHIVYTEFKSMLTQTPVAKRIAPMEVEYSDDEPEQTGINSAYEFEPSAEKLLDALLPKYINTRIFAALLESAASELAARRTAMKAASDNANDLVEQLSRQANQARQAQVTQEISEIVGGANALAAVGSDD